Genomic window (Polaribacter batillariae):
TTTGAGAAAACTTGCCAAAAAAACGACTATAGGTACTTTGTGATGGCATACGATTCCATCCAAAAATATCTTGCAATGTGCTATCATAACGTAACCAATCACAATGGATATAACGAGAAGCTCCTGTCCAAATACTCAACCAAAAAGCTTCAGTTATATGTGCAGGATTATAACCTGCATTAGAGCTTGGTTGAGGTAAATCTAATTGTGCTAGTTGTTCTCTAATTTCTGTTTGATCAATAAAACGCTTCATTAAGCTCATCCCTCCAAAAGGGGTGACTTTCTTACTTGAATACTCAATAGGGAGATTAACCATTTGGGTTATGTGTTAAATTCGCTATAAAGCTGAGTTCGATTAATAAATTGTCAACTGATTAGACTTTACAGTCTGATATTTTATAGCAGGTTTTTTGGTAAAAAGCTATATGCAATAAGACCTGCGATTATGTTTGACAAGAAATTAGTAAAACTTCTATGTCTAGAATGTTCAATTTGACAAATATTTTTGAGTTCGTCATTTACGGTTTCAATAACAGAGCGTTTACGCAGTAAAATTTTATCACTCATTGTCATTAAAGAATTCTTCATATTGTTTTTAATATGAGTAATTAAATGCAATCCATCAGCAAAAAGTAACTGCATTAAATCTTTTCCAACATAACCTTTGTCCGCATATAACTTACCATAAATTTTATCTAAAAAAGACTTCTTTTTTAATGGCGTTCTATCATCAACATTAGCTTGGGTTATGCAGAAGTTTAGGATTTCACCTTTATCATTTATAACGATATGCAATTTAAAGCCATGGAACCATCCTATAGTGGATTTTCCAGTGGTTGCAATGCCTTTAAATACTTTATTATTCTTAATTCGTTTGGGGCTGCAAACTCTAACAGGTGTAGAATCTACAAAAGAAATACCCGTAGAATTACCTAAACAACATGTCTTTAAAAATAAAGTCATTGGCATGAGGTTTTGCTGCATGAGTTCTGTAAATCTATTGTATGAAACTGTAGCTGGGAAATCATCTTGCATATGCTTTTGCAAGTAATACACGTAAAAGTGTTTAAAGGTCCTAAAACCACTAAGCTGAAACAAAATGGTAATGGTAATTACCTCGCTATTTGACATAACACTGGGACGTTTTGATGGATTGCCTAAAAGGTGTTTACTGACTATTTGGTCATATTCTTTACAAAATTCATCAACAAGACAGAAAATTTCAGTAATTTTAGAGTAGATTATCATAGATAGATTTTTAGATTAATAAATTGAAATTCAATACTTTAATTTACTGAAAATCTATCTTTTTTACTAGAAAAAAATGCCTAAATTTTAATCGAACTCAGGTTATAAAGCTAATAATCATAAGCGTTTATACAAAATTTTAAATCATCTATTGCATAATTCAGGTTTAATGAAGAATTTATTTGTTTTTTACTCAGTTCTTTGTTGTATGTGCGAGCTGTTTAACGTTTAGATGTTATTAGCCCCACCTTTCCACTTTTTTACAATAATCTAGATATTCTTTCCCAAAATCTCTTCGCAATCGTGGTTCTTCAACAAGGATTATAAAAATGTTAAAAGCGATGAATATTAATAATAAATAAATGAGCAATTGATAAGATTTAAAGAATATTGTTTCTCCCATTAGTATCGTTAAAACACCAATATACATGGGGTTTCTAGAAAACTTATAAAGACCTTTTATGACTAATCGTTTTGTGGGATCAGCTGGAGATAGTGTTCCTTTGCCATCGATAGCAAAGCTTCTTATGCAAATAAGCATCATAAAAAAGCCAAGTGTAAATATGAGCATCCCCAAATAATGAGATATTTTTAACTGCTGAGTAAGCATGTCATTTAACTTTGGCTCTACAATTAGAAAAGGTATTAGTCCGACAACTGTACCAGATTGCAGAATCGTGAAAACAAAATTGCGAAGTAATAGTAATTTCATAATTCATTTTAGAACTACACTGTCTAATATTCATTTTTAGGTTAGACATTTTAATGTATAACTCACAACTTTATGTATGAAAAACTACTTTGGCTGATGGTTAACTTTATAACAACAAATTTAGAAAAATATTTATCTGATTTAAAGTAAAAAAATAACTTGGGTTCTCTAAAACACTGGTTAATGATTAGGTAAAAGAGTTTTTTCTACACAATTCATCAACAACCTTATGGTATGTAGGGAATTTTAATTTTTAAAAAATCTACTTTTTTTCAGTTCGAAATCTTTTCCTAAATATACTTTACGTACCATTTCGTCTGCCGCCAATTCTTCTGGAGTTCCTTCTTTTAAAATACCTCCATTATACATTAAGTAGGTTTTATCTGTAATTGCTAAGGTGGCTTGTACATCGTGGTCGGTTATTAAAATACCAATATTCTTGTTTTTTAATTGTGCTACAATGCTTTGTATATCTTCTACAGCAATAGGATCTACACCTGCAAAAGGTTCGTCTAATAAAATAAATTTTGGGTCAGAAGCCAAACATCTCGCAATTTCTGTTCTACGTCTTTCTCCACCAGATAATAAATCTCCTCTGTTTTTACGAACATGCCCAATGTTAAACTCTTCAATTAAAGATTCGAGTTTTATTTTCTGTTCTTTTTTAGACAACCCTGTAAATTGCAAAACAGACATGATGTTATCTTCTACAGATAATTTTCTAAAAACAGAAGCTTCTTGCGCCAAATAACCAATTCCTTTTTGCGCACGTTTGTACATGGCATCCTCGGTTATTTCTTCGTCATTTAAATAAATATGACCTGCATTTGGTTTTACCATTCCAACAATCATGTAAAAAGAAGTTGTTTTTCCGGCTCCATTTGGTCCTAATAATCCAATAATTTCACCTTGCTGAACTTCCAAAGAAATTCCTTTTACTACTTTTCTACTTCCGTAAATTTTTTGAATGTTATCTGCTCTTAAAATCATTTTTTACGTGTGATTGTTAAAATGTGTAATTGTTTAATTGTATTCATTCTAATTGAGTAAAAGTAAAAAATAAAATTAGGTTACTTCTTAATTTGCTCATAAACTGGATTAAAATTAAACGATTATACTTGCTTTTTAAAAATATTATAAAAAAGAGTTTCGTTTGCATCCATTAAAAAAACAAATGATTTCTTTTTTAAATGACTGAAGATTTAAGACTTTTCATTTAAATCTTGAAACTGTTTGTTACTGAAAACTGAAACTGCAACTGAAAACTAAAAAACCTACTCCTCAAGTGCTTCCCAATACTCAACTGCTCTTCTTAAATGCGGAATTACAATGGTACCACCAATTAAATTGGCAATAGACATGGTTTCCATCATTTCTTCTGTTGTAACGCCATTTTTTTTTGCCGCTTCTAAATGATATTGTACACAATCGTCGCATCTTAAAACTGCAGAAGCGACTAAGCCTAAAAGCTCTTTGGTTTTTACAGGCAAATGCCCTTCTTTAAAAGCATTGGTGTCTAAATTAAATATTCTTTTAATAATTTTATTATCGCTTGCTAAAATCTTATCGTTCATTTTTTTACGATAGTCGTTAAACTCTTGGACTTTTTTGTGCATCTTTTTGTTGTTTTTTAATCACCATTTTCGAAACTTTAATACTTATTTCATATAAAATAAGTATTGGAATTGCCACAATAACTTGACTGGCAATATCTGGAGGCGTAATAATTGCTGCTAAAATTAGTACAAAAACCAAAGCATGTTTTCTATATTTCTTTAAAAATTCTGGAGTTACCAAACCTATTTTTGTTAAAAAGTAGATTAAAACAGGCAATTCGAATAAAATAGAAACTCCTAATAACATATTGGTTACCAAGCCGATATGAGAGTCCATTGTAAAGTTGTTCTGAATTAAATCTGTAATTTGATAGTTGTACAGAAAATGGATAGAAATTGGGGCAATTACATAAAAACTAAAAGCGATTCCAAGAAAAAATAGTAACGAAGCGATAAAAATAAATCCTTTAGACCTTTTAATTTCTTTGTCTGTTAAACCGGGTGATACAAATCGCCAAATTTCCCACAATAAATAAGGAAAAGAAATAATAATACCTAAAATTAACGAAGACCAAATGGCATTCATTAATTGTTGTGTGGGTTTTAAACTAATTAAATTATCTTTAAATTGAACATTACAAAAAGTACTGTCCATACCCAACAAATTAAAGAATTCACAAAAAAACTGATAGGTTATAAAGTCAGGTTTTCTATGTGCCAATAAAAAATATTCATAAACTTGTTTTTGAAATATAAATAATAGAATTGCAACAATAAATATTGCAGCTGCACTTCTTACCAAATGCCATCTTAATTCTTCTAGGTGTCCTAGAAAAGACATTTCTTTTTGTTTTTCTGCCATTAGAAAATTCCTTCTTTTATTAAATCATGTAAATGTACAACACCTACATAGTTATTTTTATCGTCCACGACTAAAATTTGTG
Coding sequences:
- a CDS encoding methyltransferase family protein, producing the protein MKLLLLRNFVFTILQSGTVVGLIPFLIVEPKLNDMLTQQLKISHYLGMLIFTLGFFMMLICIRSFAIDGKGTLSPADPTKRLVIKGLYKFSRNPMYIGVLTILMGETIFFKSYQLLIYLLLIFIAFNIFIILVEEPRLRRDFGKEYLDYCKKVERWG
- the lptB gene encoding LPS export ABC transporter ATP-binding protein encodes the protein MILRADNIQKIYGSRKVVKGISLEVQQGEIIGLLGPNGAGKTTSFYMIVGMVKPNAGHIYLNDEEITEDAMYKRAQKGIGYLAQEASVFRKLSVEDNIMSVLQFTGLSKKEQKIKLESLIEEFNIGHVRKNRGDLLSGGERRRTEIARCLASDPKFILLDEPFAGVDPIAVEDIQSIVAQLKNKNIGILITDHDVQATLAITDKTYLMYNGGILKEGTPEELAADEMVRKVYLGKDFELKKSRFFKN
- a CDS encoding carboxymuconolactone decarboxylase family protein, whose product is MHKKVQEFNDYRKKMNDKILASDNKIIKRIFNLDTNAFKEGHLPVKTKELLGLVASAVLRCDDCVQYHLEAAKKNGVTTEEMMETMSIANLIGGTIVIPHLRRAVEYWEALEE
- the tatC gene encoding twin-arginine translocase subunit TatC gives rise to the protein MAEKQKEMSFLGHLEELRWHLVRSAAAIFIVAILLFIFQKQVYEYFLLAHRKPDFITYQFFCEFFNLLGMDSTFCNVQFKDNLISLKPTQQLMNAIWSSLILGIIISFPYLLWEIWRFVSPGLTDKEIKRSKGFIFIASLLFFLGIAFSFYVIAPISIHFLYNYQITDLIQNNFTMDSHIGLVTNMLLGVSILFELPVLIYFLTKIGLVTPEFLKKYRKHALVFVLILAAIITPPDIASQVIVAIPILILYEISIKVSKMVIKKQQKDAQKSPRV